In Alteromonas mediterranea DE, a single genomic region encodes these proteins:
- the cyoA gene encoding ubiquinol oxidase subunit II yields MSIRNLFTLIVAGAGLTLAGCSGGVLDPKGQVGMDEKNLIILCTILMLIVVVPVIVLTLYFAWKYRASRDFEIYTPKWAHSTKIEAVVWSIPILIVISLSVITWRSTHALDPYSPLEGKGEHLTVEVVSLNWKWLFIYPEQGIATVNELVFPANKPVAFKITSESTMNSFFIPQLGSQIYSMAGMETKLHLIANKPGTYKGISSNYSGAGFTGMKFNAIATPTEGDFNDWVASVKQAQTALTPASYEQLAKQSENNPVTYYSNVSEGLFHDIVMKYMKDHGSMDFYSKPENAATGEHHTMPQMQHRHHQEDAQ; encoded by the coding sequence TTGTCTATTCGTAACCTTTTTACTTTGATTGTTGCTGGTGCTGGGCTTACGTTAGCCGGTTGCAGCGGTGGCGTGCTTGACCCCAAAGGGCAAGTGGGCATGGATGAGAAGAACCTTATTATTCTTTGTACCATCCTGATGCTGATTGTTGTTGTTCCCGTTATTGTTCTAACGCTTTATTTCGCATGGAAGTATCGCGCTAGTCGCGACTTTGAAATTTACACCCCGAAGTGGGCACACTCTACAAAGATAGAAGCTGTTGTATGGTCAATTCCTATCTTAATTGTTATTTCGTTGAGCGTGATCACATGGCGTTCTACTCACGCACTCGACCCTTATTCACCACTAGAAGGCAAAGGAGAACACCTTACTGTTGAAGTAGTGTCGCTCAATTGGAAGTGGCTGTTTATTTACCCTGAGCAAGGCATTGCTACCGTCAATGAACTGGTGTTTCCGGCTAATAAGCCTGTGGCGTTTAAAATCACTTCCGAAAGCACTATGAATTCGTTTTTCATTCCTCAGTTAGGAAGTCAGATTTATTCTATGGCGGGAATGGAAACTAAGCTTCACCTTATTGCTAACAAGCCAGGTACTTATAAGGGCATTTCGTCAAACTACAGTGGCGCAGGCTTTACGGGAATGAAATTCAACGCTATCGCCACGCCTACCGAGGGCGACTTTAACGATTGGGTTGCAAGCGTTAAGCAGGCACAAACAGCGTTAACGCCCGCTTCTTATGAGCAGCTTGCCAAGCAAAGTGAAAACAACCCGGTGACTTACTACAGCAACGTTAGTGAAGGCCTTTTTCACGACATCGTGATGAAGTACATGAAAGATCACGGCTCTATGGACTTTTATAGCAAGCCAGAAAATGCCGCTACCGGCGAACACCACACAATGCCTCAAATGCAACACCGTCATCATCAAGAGGATGCACAATAA
- the vapB gene encoding type II toxin-antitoxin system VapB family antitoxin produces the protein MTTARIFMNNRSQAVRMPAEARFEESVKVVNVRVVGKDRVLSPIENTWDSFFDSSNSVTDDFMNERASQEQTTRESFDD, from the coding sequence ATGACGACAGCTAGAATTTTTATGAACAACCGCTCTCAAGCAGTTAGGATGCCCGCAGAAGCACGGTTTGAAGAATCTGTTAAAGTAGTTAACGTTCGAGTTGTAGGTAAGGATAGAGTATTAAGCCCTATAGAAAATACTTGGGATAGCTTTTTTGATTCAAGCAATTCAGTAACAGATGATTTTATGAACGAAAGGGCGAGCCAAGAACAAACTACTCGAGAAAGTTTTGATGATTAA
- the vapC gene encoding type II toxin-antitoxin system tRNA(fMet)-specific endonuclease VapC: MIKYLLDTKICIYVIKNRPLEVLSKFNDSAGRMAISSITLAELLHGCEKSQKVEHNTRQVEDFCSRLEVLEYGNNAAQHYGSIRANLEKSGQMIGVNDLHIAGHARSLGLTVVTDNERELHRIEGLRVENWIS; encoded by the coding sequence ATGATTAAGTACCTACTGGACACCAAAATTTGTATTTATGTAATCAAGAATCGTCCTTTGGAAGTTTTATCGAAATTCAATGATTCAGCGGGCAGAATGGCTATCTCGTCAATTACATTAGCTGAACTATTGCATGGATGTGAGAAAAGCCAAAAAGTTGAACATAATACCAGGCAGGTAGAAGATTTTTGTTCCAGGCTTGAAGTTCTTGAGTATGGCAACAATGCGGCACAACATTATGGTTCAATTAGAGCTAATTTGGAAAAGTCCGGCCAGATGATTGGTGTAAATGACCTACATATCGCGGGGCATGCGCGTAGCTTAGGGTTGACCGTTGTTACTGACAACGAACGAGAGCTTCATCGGATTGAAGGACTACGTGTAGAAAATTGGATATCTTAG
- a CDS encoding integrase yields the protein MSNCLVKSGRFNLPLPDAIGERLLAHIENKEDDDFVIGIGSKTASRTFLNFKVKHVTDNKLKGFHSFKHMYITAMERAGIEENITAQIVGHERGKTMSYGYYSKGHELRRLKEAVDKGTALM from the coding sequence TTGAGCAACTGTCTAGTAAAGTCTGGTCGATTCAATCTGCCTTTACCTGATGCAATAGGAGAAAGGCTGTTAGCCCATATCGAGAACAAGGAAGATGACGACTTTGTTATTGGCATTGGAAGTAAGACAGCTAGCCGAACGTTCTTAAACTTTAAGGTAAAGCATGTGACTGACAACAAGCTTAAAGGCTTTCACTCTTTCAAGCATATGTACATAACAGCAATGGAGCGAGCAGGTATCGAGGAGAATATCACTGCTCAAATAGTTGGTCACGAGCGAGGAAAAACGATGTCTTATGGTTACTACTCGAAAGGACATGAGTTGAGGAGATTAAAGGAGGCTGTAGACAAAGGTACAGCGCTAATGTGA